In a single window of the Nilaparvata lugens isolate BPH chromosome 1, ASM1435652v1, whole genome shotgun sequence genome:
- the LOC111059100 gene encoding uncharacterized protein LOC111059100: MVIGDSPIQRLRPPATWAPRRAVLTTLSNNIRERQAKRKLDFEEGEVSGEEDSVLPQSKKRMPDEDSSLVPLIKEAEMGFVELINKPVAKPWVPLRELEEDQPYRIVCAREHTNQHGRRIILKIINAGSKCEVYLPQRFASCIDAGKIREFNETCKNYVLVVTHKCPNWTDIKIVKA, translated from the exons ATGGTGATTGGAGACAGCCCCATCCAACGCCTGCGTCCACCAGCTACGTGGGCTCCGCGGCGTGCTGTGTTGACGACGCTGTCGAACAATATCAGGGAGAGGCAAGCGAAGAGGAAACTCGACTTCGAGGAGGGCGAAGTGAGCGGTGAAGAGGATAGCGTGCTCcctcaatcaaag aaacgtatGCCGGATGAGGACTCCTCTCTCGTGCCCTTAATAAAGGAGGCTGAAATGGGGTTTGTCGAACTCATTAACAAACCAGTAGCCAAGCCGTGGGTCCCCTTACGCGAGTTGGAGGAGGATCAGCCCTACCGCATCGTGTGCGCGAGGGAGCACACGAACCAACATGGTCGccgcataattttgaaaatcatcaatgcaggaagcaaatgtgAGGTGTATCTACCTcaaagatttgcttcctgcattgatgCAGGAAAAATTCGGGAATTCAATGAAACgtgtaaaaattatgttttagtAGTTACGCATAAGTGCCCAAATtggacagatataaaaattgttaaagcataa